The Pseudomonas orientalis genome contains a region encoding:
- a CDS encoding helix-turn-helix domain-containing protein, producing MSMTLMVAAMKLRVGNPLRKLVLIKLADNASDVGECWPSYQHIADQCEISKRSVMNHITALCDAGLLCKEIRKGGPKGNSSNVYFLTLDGGAPPAPGVVQQIHQGGAAGSPPSESPAPGGSAAAAPRISNSLEPVIEPVIEPITPQATAKVVTGQVVPFVSQQPRVEIPADMPGPKDQTCKTFKVWANYAMAYRKRYNAWPVWNAKSGKQMALLVDRLGADVAHHVAAHFLKTSDAAVLRKCHSLNELLANAESYHTQWVTGQRINGTTARQMERTEANHSAAEQAAQMVLAKRKSGDRNEYL from the coding sequence ATGAGCATGACTCTCATGGTGGCCGCGATGAAACTTCGCGTCGGTAATCCATTGCGGAAGTTGGTGCTGATCAAGCTGGCCGATAACGCCAGCGACGTTGGGGAGTGCTGGCCTTCCTATCAGCACATCGCCGATCAGTGTGAAATCAGCAAGCGTTCTGTCATGAACCACATCACTGCTTTGTGTGACGCAGGACTGTTGTGTAAAGAAATTCGAAAGGGTGGGCCGAAGGGGAATTCGTCGAACGTGTACTTCCTCACTCTCGATGGTGGTGCACCTCCTGCACCAGGGGTGGTGCAGCAGATTCACCAGGGTGGTGCAGCAGGTTCACCCCCTAGTGAATCTCCTGCACCAGGGGGTAGTGCAGCAGCTGCACCCAGAATCAGTAACTCTCTTGAACCAGTCATAGAACCGGTCATTGAACCAATTACGCCCCAGGCTACCGCCAAGGTCGTGACGGGGCAGGTCGTGCCATTTGTTTCGCAGCAACCACGAGTTGAGATCCCCGCCGACATGCCAGGGCCGAAGGATCAGACCTGCAAGACTTTCAAAGTCTGGGCCAACTACGCCATGGCCTACCGCAAACGCTACAACGCCTGGCCGGTTTGGAACGCCAAGTCTGGCAAGCAGATGGCATTGCTCGTCGACCGCCTCGGTGCCGACGTCGCCCACCACGTGGCCGCCCACTTCCTTAAAACCAGCGATGCCGCTGTACTGCGCAAGTGCCATAGCCTCAACGAGCTGCTGGCCAACGCCGAGAGCTACCACACTCAGTGGGTCACCGGGCAGCGCATCAACGGAACAACGGCCCGCCAGATGGAGCGCACCGAGGCGAACCACTCTGCAGCCGAGCAGGCCGCCCAGATGGTCCTGGCCAAACGCAAATCGGGTGACCGCAATGAATACCTCTGA
- a CDS encoding HNH endonuclease, whose translation MGHVTAHQPPVLPPRRRTKKKPIPSGLRALVFARDGHACLRCGCSVLMRLRADHVVPESQGGEASLGNLQTLCMSCNSWKGVQTIDFRTLAGGAA comes from the coding sequence ATGGGCCACGTCACCGCGCACCAACCGCCGGTCCTCCCGCCCCGGCGCAGGACGAAAAAGAAACCAATCCCTTCTGGCTTGCGTGCTCTGGTATTCGCCCGCGACGGTCACGCGTGCTTGCGCTGCGGCTGCTCGGTGCTGATGCGTTTGAGGGCTGATCATGTGGTTCCTGAAAGCCAGGGCGGAGAGGCCTCTTTGGGCAATCTTCAAACCCTTTGCATGTCCTGCAATAGCTGGAAAGGCGTGCAGACGATTGATTTTCGCACCTTAGCGGGAGGTGCGGCATGA
- a CDS encoding BRO-N domain-containing protein — protein sequence MHQHTESINSPNNLAPRSPQSENVARNSSVIPFDFDGAAIRVITDKLGDPWFVARDVADALGYSKPENAVARHCKAATTTPKQGGGFMTIIPERDLYRLVMKSKLPAAEKFEEWVVGQVLPSIRKAGTFSAQGPNNSKIVGELAILECFDRLLKPANSSKMLMLAKIAANNGLDAKFLPGYAVDAAPYVAGGSSMPTKAITALIKEHAIASTARAFNIALETHGFLKVLQRKNSKQETVDFWSVTEKGMAYGKNLTSPQCPRETQPHWYVDRFLELAAKVGKA from the coding sequence ATGCACCAACACACCGAATCGATCAATAGCCCCAACAATCTCGCGCCACGTTCTCCGCAATCTGAAAACGTGGCGCGCAATTCCTCAGTGATTCCGTTCGACTTCGACGGCGCCGCGATCCGAGTCATTACCGACAAGCTCGGCGACCCCTGGTTTGTTGCCCGCGATGTCGCTGACGCCCTCGGCTACTCAAAACCGGAAAACGCCGTGGCCCGTCACTGTAAGGCTGCGACCACTACCCCGAAACAGGGTGGTGGTTTCATGACCATCATTCCTGAGCGGGATCTGTACCGGCTGGTGATGAAGTCGAAGCTGCCGGCTGCGGAGAAGTTTGAAGAGTGGGTGGTGGGCCAGGTCCTGCCGAGCATTCGCAAGGCCGGTACCTTTTCTGCCCAAGGGCCGAACAATTCCAAGATCGTCGGCGAGCTCGCCATCCTGGAATGCTTCGACCGCCTGTTGAAGCCAGCGAACTCCAGCAAGATGCTGATGCTGGCTAAGATCGCCGCCAACAACGGCCTTGATGCAAAATTCCTCCCAGGCTATGCCGTGGACGCCGCGCCTTATGTCGCTGGCGGCTCTTCCATGCCGACCAAGGCAATCACCGCCCTTATCAAAGAACACGCCATCGCCAGCACCGCGCGCGCATTCAACATTGCACTGGAGACCCACGGCTTCCTCAAGGTGCTCCAGCGCAAAAACTCCAAGCAAGAAACGGTGGATTTCTGGTCCGTGACCGAGAAGGGCATGGCCTACGGCAAGAACCTCACCAGCCCTCAATGCCCCCGCGAGACGCAGCCTCACTGGTACGTGGATCGCTTCCTTGAATTGGCCGCTAAGGTCGGGAAGGCCTGA
- a CDS encoding transcriptional regulator — MDFPTYAKQLPRGGRKRLALSLGIPASYLSRLISGDRSITAERAIDIEHATGGKVTRQECLPEIQWKHAS; from the coding sequence ATGGACTTCCCCACGTACGCAAAGCAGCTTCCGCGCGGCGGAAGAAAACGCCTCGCTTTAAGCCTCGGTATCCCAGCGAGCTACCTGTCTCGACTCATCTCTGGCGACCGGTCGATTACCGCCGAGCGCGCCATTGATATTGAACACGCAACGGGCGGGAAGGTGACGCGCCAGGAATGCTTGCCAGAAATCCAGTGGAAGCACGCCAGCTAA